A region of Plantactinospora sp. BC1 DNA encodes the following proteins:
- a CDS encoding sodium-translocating pyrophosphatase, which produces MSVHMSADGGGLSLGGENLSYVVVAAVIALVALGFAGALTKAVLSTGKGTDKMQEIAGAVQEGASAYLLRQFRTLAIFVVVAVILLFLLPVHDTDGNETLVKIGRSGFFVVGALFSAFIGGAGMALATRANLRVAAAAREHQGGREAAMQIAFRTGGVVGFLTVGLGLVGAAAVVLLYKGDAPTVLEGFGFGAALLAMFMRVGGGIFTKAADVGADLVGKVEQGIPEDDPRNAATIADNVGDNVGDCAGMAADLFESYAVTLVAALILGRAAFGEHGLVFPLIVSTIGVLIAILGVFITRLRAGDRSGLTAINRAFYASAVVSAILVAVMSFVYLPATWAELLGDDWRGTLGLAEGAAEPIDPRILAIGAVVIGIVLAAAIQALTGYFTETNRRPVQDIGKSSLTGPATVVLAGISVGLESAVYSALLIGAGVFGAFLLGGGSLTLSLFAVALAGTGLLTTVGVIVAMDTFGPISDNAQGIAEMSGDIDEQGARTLTELDAVGNTTKAITKGIAIATAVLAATALFGSYTDTLGTALRDAGSDLSIDGLLNVANPRNLVGLIVGAAVVFLFSGLAINAVSRSAGAVVMEVRRQFRELPGIMDYSQRPEYGKVVDICTRDAQRELMTPGLLAILAPIAVGFGLGPGALAAYLAGAIGAGTLMAVFLANSGGAWDNAKKLVEDGAYGGKGSESHAATVIGDTVGDPFKDTAGPAINPLIKVMNLVSLLIAPAVVAWSVGEDKNTALRIGVAVVAALIIVAAVVFSKRKPVAMSDADSDTGGAGSGSSDQQPETVKV; this is translated from the coding sequence ATGTCCGTACATATGTCCGCCGACGGTGGCGGGCTGTCCCTCGGCGGTGAGAACCTGTCGTACGTCGTCGTCGCGGCGGTTATCGCCCTGGTGGCGCTCGGCTTCGCCGGTGCGCTGACCAAGGCCGTGCTGTCGACCGGCAAGGGCACCGACAAGATGCAGGAGATCGCCGGGGCCGTGCAGGAGGGCGCCTCGGCCTACCTGCTCCGGCAGTTCCGCACCCTCGCGATCTTCGTCGTGGTCGCGGTGATCCTGCTCTTCCTGCTGCCGGTGCACGACACCGACGGCAACGAGACGCTGGTGAAGATCGGCCGCTCGGGCTTCTTCGTGGTCGGTGCGCTGTTCAGCGCCTTCATCGGCGGTGCCGGCATGGCCCTGGCCACCCGGGCCAACCTGCGGGTCGCGGCAGCCGCCCGCGAGCACCAGGGCGGCCGGGAAGCGGCGATGCAGATCGCGTTCCGCACCGGTGGCGTCGTCGGCTTCCTCACCGTCGGCCTCGGCCTGGTCGGGGCGGCGGCGGTCGTCCTGCTCTACAAGGGTGACGCGCCGACCGTGCTGGAGGGCTTCGGCTTCGGTGCCGCGCTGCTCGCCATGTTCATGCGGGTCGGCGGCGGCATCTTCACCAAGGCGGCCGACGTCGGCGCCGACCTGGTCGGCAAGGTCGAGCAGGGCATCCCGGAGGACGACCCGCGCAACGCGGCGACCATCGCCGACAACGTGGGCGACAACGTCGGTGACTGCGCCGGCATGGCGGCCGACCTGTTCGAGTCGTACGCCGTCACCCTGGTCGCCGCGCTGATCCTCGGCCGGGCCGCCTTCGGCGAGCACGGGCTGGTCTTCCCGCTGATCGTCTCCACCATCGGTGTGCTGATCGCCATCCTCGGCGTCTTCATCACCCGGCTGCGGGCCGGCGACCGGTCCGGGCTCACCGCGATCAACCGGGCGTTCTACGCCTCCGCGGTGGTCTCGGCGATCCTGGTCGCGGTGATGTCCTTCGTCTACCTGCCGGCCACCTGGGCCGAGCTGCTCGGCGACGACTGGCGTGGCACGCTCGGCCTGGCCGAGGGTGCGGCGGAGCCGATCGACCCACGGATCCTCGCCATCGGCGCCGTCGTGATCGGCATCGTGCTGGCCGCCGCCATCCAGGCGCTGACCGGCTACTTCACCGAGACCAACCGGCGACCGGTGCAGGACATCGGCAAGTCGTCGCTGACCGGTCCGGCCACCGTGGTACTGGCCGGGATCAGCGTCGGCCTGGAGTCGGCGGTCTACTCCGCACTGCTGATCGGCGCCGGGGTCTTCGGCGCCTTCCTGCTCGGCGGCGGCTCGCTCACGCTCTCGCTCTTCGCCGTGGCGCTGGCCGGTACCGGTCTGCTCACCACGGTCGGCGTGATCGTCGCGATGGACACCTTCGGACCGATCTCCGACAACGCGCAGGGCATCGCCGAGATGTCCGGCGACATCGACGAGCAGGGCGCGCGTACCCTCACCGAGCTGGACGCGGTCGGCAACACCACCAAGGCGATCACCAAGGGCATCGCGATCGCCACGGCGGTGCTCGCCGCCACCGCGCTCTTCGGGTCGTACACCGACACGCTGGGTACGGCACTGCGGGACGCGGGTTCCGACCTGTCGATCGACGGGCTGCTCAACGTGGCCAACCCGCGCAACCTGGTGGGTCTGATCGTCGGTGCCGCGGTCGTCTTCCTCTTCTCCGGGCTGGCCATCAACGCGGTCTCCCGCTCGGCCGGTGCCGTGGTGATGGAGGTACGCCGGCAGTTCCGCGAGCTGCCCGGGATCATGGATTACAGCCAGCGGCCGGAGTACGGCAAGGTGGTCGACATCTGCACCCGGGACGCGCAGCGCGAGCTGATGACCCCGGGGCTGCTCGCCATCCTGGCGCCGATCGCGGTCGGCTTCGGGCTCGGCCCGGGTGCGCTGGCCGCGTACCTGGCCGGCGCCATCGGGGCCGGCACCCTGATGGCGGTCTTCCTGGCCAACTCGGGCGGCGCCTGGGACAACGCCAAGAAGCTCGTCGAGGACGGCGCGTACGGCGGCAAGGGTTCGGAGTCGCACGCGGCCACGGTGATCGGCGACACGGTCGGTGACCCGTTCAAGGACACCGCCGGGCCGGCGATCAACCCGCTGATCAAGGTGATGAACCTGGTCTCGCTGCTGATCGCCCCGGCCGTGGTGGCCTGGAGCGTCGGCGAGGACAAGAACACCGCGCTGCGGATCGGGGTCGCGGTCGTCGCGGCGCTGATCATCGTCGCGGCGGTGGTCTTCAGCAAGCGCAAGCCGGTGGCGATGTCGGACGCCGACTCGGACACCGGAGGTGCCGGCAGCGGCAGCTCCGACCAGCAGCCGGAGACGGTCAAGGTCTGA
- a CDS encoding D-arabinono-1,4-lactone oxidase, which yields MSGRTAPPGAASSWSNWAGNQRATGDALRPSTVDEIVATVQAARAAGRRIKPVGSGHSFTAIARPDDQRVDLTALAGQVRVDPGHRLITVPAGVTLHALNEVLAGHDLALANLGDIDAQTIAGAISTGTHGTGAGYGCLSTFVAGLTLVTGTGELLECSADRNADVFAAARVGLGALGVLTEVTLNCVDAFVLRADERPAPLPEVLAELPELVAGNDHFEFYWFPYTDRVQVKVNNRVPVDDRPLPRFRSWLDDDFLANSVFAGACRLGRAAPALVPTISAVSARALTARSYTARSDRVFCTPRRVRFEEMEYALPRAALPEALAGLRRIIDELPFRVLFPVEVRFTAPDDIWLSHGHGRESAYVAIHQYAGMPAEAYFRAFERIATELGGRPHWGKLHYRDAESLRPAYPRFADFLAVRDRLDPDRVFANSYTEQVLGA from the coding sequence ATGAGCGGACGTACCGCACCACCCGGAGCCGCCTCCTCCTGGTCCAACTGGGCCGGCAACCAGCGCGCCACCGGCGACGCGCTGCGACCGTCGACCGTGGACGAGATCGTCGCCACGGTCCAGGCCGCCCGAGCTGCCGGCCGGCGGATCAAGCCGGTCGGCAGCGGCCACTCCTTCACCGCGATCGCCCGCCCCGACGACCAGCGGGTCGATCTCACCGCGCTGGCCGGACAGGTCCGGGTCGATCCCGGCCATCGGCTGATCACCGTACCGGCTGGTGTCACCCTGCACGCGCTCAACGAGGTGCTCGCCGGACACGATTTGGCCCTGGCCAATCTCGGCGACATCGACGCGCAGACGATCGCCGGGGCGATCTCCACCGGTACCCACGGCACCGGCGCCGGCTACGGCTGCCTCTCCACCTTCGTCGCCGGGCTCACCCTGGTCACCGGCACCGGCGAGCTGCTGGAGTGTTCCGCCGACCGGAACGCCGACGTCTTCGCGGCGGCCCGGGTCGGGCTCGGCGCCCTCGGCGTGCTCACCGAGGTGACCCTGAACTGCGTCGACGCCTTCGTCCTCCGCGCCGACGAGCGCCCGGCCCCGCTGCCCGAGGTCCTCGCCGAGCTGCCCGAACTGGTCGCCGGCAACGACCACTTCGAGTTCTACTGGTTCCCGTACACCGACCGGGTGCAGGTGAAGGTCAACAACCGGGTACCCGTCGACGACCGCCCACTGCCCCGGTTCCGGAGCTGGCTGGACGACGACTTCCTGGCCAACTCCGTCTTCGCCGGAGCCTGCCGGCTCGGCCGGGCCGCCCCGGCCCTGGTGCCGACCATCTCCGCCGTCTCCGCCCGGGCGCTCACCGCGCGCAGCTACACCGCCCGCTCCGACCGGGTCTTCTGCACCCCGCGCCGGGTCCGGTTCGAGGAGATGGAGTACGCCCTGCCCCGGGCCGCCCTGCCGGAGGCGCTGGCCGGGCTGCGCCGGATCATCGACGAGCTGCCGTTCCGGGTGCTCTTCCCGGTCGAGGTCCGGTTCACCGCCCCGGACGACATCTGGCTCTCGCACGGCCACGGGCGCGAGTCGGCGTACGTGGCGATCCACCAGTACGCCGGGATGCCCGCCGAGGCGTACTTCCGGGCCTTCGAGCGGATCGCCACCGAACTGGGCGGCCGGCCGCACTGGGGCAAGCTGCACTACCGGGACGCCGAGTCGCTGCGCCCGGCGTACCCCCGGTTCGCCGACTTCCTCGCCGTGCGCGACCGGCTCGACCCGGACCGGGTCTTCGCGAACTCCTACACCGAGCAGGTGCTCGGGGCCTGA
- a CDS encoding DNA polymerase III subunit delta' has translation MPEVFADLVGQPEAVDLLRRAAAAAETIRAAATAEAVSADGADPADPVVGGDRAAGTEQPAGAGSAMTHAWIFTGPPGSGRSVAARAFAAALQCHRGIGCGECAGCHTTLAGTHADVRFVVPEGLSIGVGEMRALVLRAASTPSGGRWQVLVIEDADRLTEAAGNALLKAIEEPPPRTVFLLCTPSTHPDDISVTIRSRCRVVTLRQPPAEAVAAVLRDRDGIAPDVAAWAAAAAQGHVGRARRLARDPEARKRREAVLALPRKLTGVGACFDAASALIEAAEAEAAAAVADADATERAALETALGAGGTGRGAAGAIRGAAGQLKDLERRQKSRATRAQRDALDRALVDLAGFYRDVLTVSLRAPVQPVHTDVAQMASTAAGKWSAEATLRRLEAILDCRTAIETNVKPRIAVEAMMLALWRG, from the coding sequence ATGCCCGAGGTCTTCGCCGACCTGGTGGGCCAGCCCGAGGCGGTCGACCTGCTCCGCCGGGCCGCCGCCGCAGCGGAGACGATCCGGGCCGCCGCGACCGCCGAGGCGGTCTCCGCCGACGGCGCGGACCCGGCCGATCCGGTGGTCGGGGGCGACCGGGCCGCCGGTACCGAGCAGCCGGCCGGCGCCGGAAGTGCGATGACGCACGCCTGGATCTTCACCGGCCCACCCGGCTCCGGGCGGTCGGTCGCGGCCCGGGCGTTCGCGGCGGCACTGCAATGTCACCGGGGCATCGGCTGCGGCGAGTGCGCAGGCTGCCACACGACGCTCGCCGGTACCCACGCCGACGTACGGTTCGTGGTGCCCGAGGGGCTCTCCATCGGGGTCGGCGAGATGCGGGCCCTGGTGCTGCGGGCGGCCAGCACGCCGAGCGGGGGACGCTGGCAGGTACTCGTCATCGAAGACGCCGACCGGCTCACCGAGGCGGCCGGCAACGCGCTGCTCAAGGCGATCGAGGAGCCGCCGCCGCGTACCGTCTTCCTGCTCTGCACCCCCTCGACGCACCCGGACGACATCTCGGTGACCATCCGTTCCCGATGCCGGGTGGTGACGCTGCGCCAGCCGCCGGCCGAGGCGGTGGCGGCCGTACTCCGGGACCGGGACGGCATCGCGCCCGACGTGGCGGCCTGGGCGGCAGCGGCGGCCCAGGGGCACGTCGGCCGGGCCCGCCGGCTGGCCCGGGACCCGGAGGCGCGCAAGCGGCGGGAGGCCGTGCTCGCCCTGCCGCGCAAACTGACCGGCGTCGGTGCCTGCTTCGACGCCGCCTCCGCGCTGATCGAGGCGGCCGAGGCCGAGGCGGCGGCAGCGGTGGCCGACGCCGACGCGACCGAGCGGGCCGCGCTGGAGACCGCGCTCGGCGCCGGAGGGACCGGGCGGGGCGCGGCGGGCGCGATCCGGGGCGCCGCCGGGCAGCTCAAGGACCTCGAACGCCGGCAGAAGTCCCGGGCCACCCGAGCCCAGCGGGACGCGCTGGACCGGGCACTGGTCGACCTGGCCGGGTTCTATCGGGACGTACTCACCGTCTCGCTGCGCGCCCCGGTCCAGCCGGTGCACACCGACGTCGCCCAGATGGCCAGCACGGCCGCCGGGAAGTGGAGTGCCGAGGCCACCCTGCGCAGGCTGGAGGCGATACTCGACTGCCGTACGGCGATCGAGACCAACGTCAAGCCACGGATCGCCGTCGAGGCGATGATGCTCGCCCTCTGGCGCGGCTGA
- a CDS encoding GNAT family N-acetyltransferase, with amino-acid sequence MTSHLPRLRPYSDVDLPRLSRTFAAWIAEAGRCGYDHVGEVPHRIYENLRGRPVGELVQLWEAGDEIVGLGINLRFGAAFDVFCAPALRGTAAEMAMLRTAYETTARAMTADPVTEPYVLTDVFDCDTTRIRLLGELGFARFRTWDDVTVRELADPLDDPLDEPVAPEGFVLRTARLADADGLARARNSAFEADWTAELYRSAVMTRPGYSPEREIVAEAPDGRIAAFAVYWLDRHNRVGHFEPVGTHRDFHRRGLARAVMLTAMHRMRAAGMATVTVNYNADNLPAQRLYAGLGFRREHQTYGFRRPRTAAGQDSC; translated from the coding sequence GTGACGAGCCACCTGCCACGACTACGGCCCTACTCCGACGTCGACCTGCCCCGCCTGTCGCGGACCTTCGCGGCCTGGATCGCCGAGGCCGGCAGGTGCGGATACGACCACGTCGGCGAGGTGCCGCACCGGATCTACGAGAACCTGCGGGGCCGGCCGGTCGGCGAGCTGGTCCAGCTCTGGGAGGCCGGTGACGAGATCGTCGGGCTGGGGATCAACCTGCGCTTCGGTGCCGCGTTCGACGTCTTCTGCGCGCCCGCGCTGCGCGGCACCGCCGCCGAGATGGCGATGCTCCGGACGGCGTACGAGACCACCGCCCGGGCGATGACCGCCGACCCCGTCACCGAGCCGTACGTGCTGACCGACGTCTTCGACTGCGACACCACCCGGATCCGACTGCTCGGCGAACTCGGGTTCGCACGGTTCCGCACCTGGGACGACGTCACCGTCCGGGAACTCGCCGACCCGCTCGACGACCCGCTCGACGAGCCGGTCGCGCCGGAGGGCTTCGTGCTGCGTACCGCCCGGCTGGCCGACGCCGACGGCCTGGCCCGGGCCCGCAACTCCGCGTTCGAGGCGGACTGGACCGCCGAGCTGTACCGCTCGGCGGTGATGACCAGGCCCGGCTACTCCCCGGAACGGGAGATCGTCGCCGAGGCACCGGACGGGCGGATCGCCGCCTTCGCCGTCTACTGGCTCGACCGGCACAACCGGGTCGGCCACTTCGAGCCGGTCGGCACGCACCGGGACTTCCACCGGCGCGGACTGGCCCGGGCGGTGATGCTGACCGCGATGCACCGGATGCGGGCCGCCGGGATGGCGACGGTGACCGTCAACTACAACGCGGACAACCTGCCGGCGCAGCGGCTCTACGCCGGCCTCGGCTTCCGCCGCGAGCACCAGACGTACGGCTTCCGCCGCCCCCGTACGGCGGCCGGTCAAGATTCTTGTTGA
- a CDS encoding TetR/AcrR family transcriptional regulator encodes MLDACAEIVDEVGYEGLTTTLLAERAGVAIGSVYQFFPDKRAIVQALTLRNMEAYLERLSDRFSRGDLTHWWDGVDAAIDEYITMHRRVPGFRTLHFGDVVDVHLLDEDRDNNGVIAEQLARVLVEQFGTTDAPRLRFALEIAVEAADALIKLAFRRDPEGDEKVLTEATALIREYLHRHVDAAPAAG; translated from the coding sequence ATGCTCGACGCCTGTGCCGAGATAGTCGACGAGGTCGGCTACGAGGGGCTGACCACGACCCTGCTCGCCGAGCGCGCCGGAGTGGCCATCGGGTCGGTGTACCAGTTCTTCCCGGACAAGCGAGCGATCGTGCAGGCACTGACCCTGCGCAACATGGAGGCGTACCTGGAGCGGCTCAGCGACCGCTTCTCCCGGGGCGACCTGACCCACTGGTGGGACGGGGTCGACGCCGCGATCGACGAGTACATCACGATGCACCGGAGGGTGCCCGGCTTCCGTACCCTGCACTTCGGCGACGTCGTCGACGTGCACCTGCTGGACGAGGACCGGGACAACAACGGCGTCATCGCCGAACAGTTGGCCCGGGTGCTGGTCGAGCAGTTCGGCACCACCGACGCGCCCCGGCTGCGCTTCGCGCTGGAGATCGCGGTCGAGGCCGCCGACGCGTTGATCAAACTGGCCTTCCGGCGCGATCCGGAGGGCGACGAGAAGGTGCTGACCGAGGCGACCGCGCTGATCCGGGAGTACCTGCACCGGCACGTCGACGCCGCGCCCGCAGCCGGCTAG
- the topA gene encoding type I DNA topoisomerase, with protein sequence MPSNARSTRLVIVESPAKAKTISGYLGPGYVVEASLGHVRDLPRNADDVPAKYKGESWARLGVDVDNGFAALYVVSPDRRQQISKLTRLAKEVDEVFLATDEDREGEAIAWHLVETLKPKVPVKRMVFHEITRQAIQAAVANPREIDRDLVDAQEARRILDRLYGYEVSPVLWRKVRSGLSAGRVQSVATRIVVERERQRMAFRSAEYWDILATLAVQGTADGPRTFSATLVALNGDRIATGKDFEPTTGQVKPGAGVMHLDEAGARGLAARLDGRPFTVTRVDEKPYRRRPYAPFITSTLQQEAARKLRFSSQQTMRTAQRLYENGYITYMRTDSVNLSETAIAAARRQIAELYGERNVPPEPRRYTGKVKNAQEAHEAIRPAGDNFRTPGELANELSGEEFRLYELIWRRTIASQMTDAVGSSVSVRIRAVSGAGEEADFGATGKTITEPGFLRAYVESSDDENAEAEDAERRLPNLVKDQPLTAEELAATGHHTQPPSRYTEASLVKSLEELGIGRPSTYASIMATIQDRGYVFKRGQALIPSFLAFAVVGLLERHYPRLVDYNFTAAMENELDEIAGGDHAAVDFLTSFYFGSPDGGDQSVARSGGLKKMVTENLSEIDARSVNSIPLFRDDEGRDVVVRVGRYGPYLQRSLPGAEPAAQTPRDTGDGGPPEDTSPAGDRAPIPEGVAPDELTPEKVHELFLGGGGERKLGEHPETGEPIVLKSGRFGPYVASGERKASLLRSQSPESLTMTEALRLLTLPRVVGTAPDGAEVLAANGRYGPYVKRGDEYRSLESEEQLFTVTLEEALALLAAPKTRQRRAAAPPLREMGADPLTEKPLVIKDGRFGPYVTDGETNASLRRGQTPEALTLEEASEMLAEKRAKGPAPRKRAAKKATAKKTAAKATGGETAAKKTAAKKTAAKKTTAAKKTTAAKATAAKKTTAKAPAKKAAPRKATTTTTTTAAADPTD encoded by the coding sequence GTGCCGAGCAACGCCAGGAGCACCCGTCTGGTCATCGTCGAGTCACCGGCGAAGGCCAAGACGATCTCGGGCTATCTCGGCCCGGGATACGTCGTCGAGGCCAGCCTGGGTCACGTCCGTGACCTGCCGCGCAACGCCGACGACGTGCCCGCCAAATACAAGGGCGAGTCGTGGGCCCGGCTCGGCGTGGACGTCGACAACGGGTTCGCCGCCCTCTACGTCGTGTCGCCGGACCGCAGGCAGCAGATCAGCAAGTTGACCCGGCTGGCCAAGGAGGTGGACGAGGTCTTCCTCGCCACCGACGAGGACCGGGAGGGCGAGGCGATCGCCTGGCACCTGGTCGAGACGCTCAAGCCCAAGGTGCCGGTCAAGCGGATGGTCTTCCACGAGATCACCCGGCAGGCCATCCAGGCGGCGGTGGCCAACCCGCGCGAGATCGACCGCGACCTGGTCGACGCCCAGGAGGCCCGGCGGATTCTGGACCGGCTCTACGGCTACGAGGTCTCCCCGGTGCTCTGGCGGAAGGTCCGCTCCGGGCTCTCCGCCGGCCGGGTCCAGTCGGTCGCCACCCGGATCGTGGTCGAGCGTGAGCGGCAGCGGATGGCGTTCCGCAGCGCCGAATACTGGGACATCCTCGCCACCCTCGCCGTGCAGGGCACCGCCGACGGGCCGCGCACCTTCTCCGCCACCCTGGTCGCGCTGAACGGGGACCGGATCGCCACCGGCAAGGACTTCGAGCCGACCACCGGCCAGGTGAAGCCGGGCGCCGGGGTGATGCACCTCGACGAGGCGGGTGCCCGTGGCCTGGCCGCCCGCCTCGACGGGCGGCCTTTCACGGTCACCCGGGTCGACGAGAAGCCCTACCGGCGCCGCCCGTACGCGCCGTTCATCACCTCGACGCTCCAGCAGGAGGCGGCCCGGAAGCTGCGCTTCTCCTCGCAGCAGACGATGCGCACCGCCCAGCGGCTCTACGAGAACGGCTACATCACCTATATGCGTACCGACTCGGTGAACCTGTCGGAGACGGCCATCGCGGCCGCCCGGCGGCAGATCGCCGAGCTGTACGGCGAGCGGAACGTGCCGCCGGAGCCCCGCCGGTACACCGGCAAGGTGAAGAACGCCCAGGAGGCGCACGAGGCGATCCGCCCCGCCGGGGACAACTTCCGCACCCCCGGTGAGCTGGCGAACGAGCTTTCCGGCGAGGAGTTCCGGCTCTACGAGCTGATCTGGCGGCGGACCATCGCGTCCCAGATGACCGACGCGGTCGGCTCCAGCGTCTCGGTGCGGATCCGGGCGGTCTCCGGCGCGGGCGAGGAGGCCGACTTCGGCGCGACCGGCAAGACCATCACCGAGCCGGGCTTCCTGCGGGCGTACGTGGAGTCGTCCGACGACGAGAACGCCGAGGCCGAGGATGCCGAGCGGCGGCTGCCGAACCTGGTCAAGGACCAGCCGCTGACCGCCGAGGAACTGGCCGCGACCGGGCACCACACCCAGCCGCCGTCCCGCTACACGGAGGCGTCGCTGGTCAAGTCGCTGGAGGAGCTGGGCATCGGCCGGCCCTCCACGTACGCCTCGATCATGGCGACCATCCAGGACCGGGGGTACGTCTTCAAGCGCGGCCAGGCGCTGATCCCGTCCTTCCTCGCCTTCGCCGTCGTCGGCCTGCTGGAGCGGCACTACCCACGGCTGGTCGACTACAACTTCACCGCCGCGATGGAGAACGAGCTGGACGAGATCGCCGGTGGTGACCACGCGGCGGTGGACTTCCTGACCTCGTTCTACTTCGGCAGCCCCGACGGCGGGGACCAGTCGGTGGCCCGGTCCGGCGGGCTGAAGAAGATGGTCACCGAGAACCTGAGCGAGATCGACGCGCGCAGCGTCAACTCGATCCCGCTCTTCCGCGACGACGAGGGGCGCGACGTCGTGGTCCGGGTCGGCCGCTACGGCCCGTACCTGCAACGCAGCCTGCCCGGCGCGGAGCCGGCGGCCCAGACGCCCCGGGACACCGGCGACGGCGGCCCGCCCGAGGACACGTCCCCGGCCGGCGACCGGGCACCGATCCCGGAGGGGGTGGCCCCGGACGAGCTGACTCCGGAGAAGGTGCACGAGCTCTTCCTCGGCGGTGGCGGCGAGCGCAAGCTCGGCGAGCACCCGGAGACCGGCGAGCCGATCGTGCTCAAGTCCGGCCGGTTCGGCCCGTACGTGGCCAGTGGCGAGCGCAAGGCGTCGCTGCTGCGCTCCCAGTCGCCGGAGTCGTTGACGATGACGGAGGCGCTGCGACTGCTCACCCTGCCCCGGGTGGTCGGGACGGCCCCGGACGGTGCCGAGGTGCTCGCCGCGAACGGCCGGTACGGCCCGTACGTGAAGCGTGGCGACGAATACCGTTCGCTTGAGTCGGAGGAGCAGCTCTTCACGGTCACCCTGGAGGAGGCTCTCGCCCTGCTGGCGGCGCCGAAGACCCGGCAGCGCCGGGCGGCGGCCCCGCCGCTGCGGGAGATGGGTGCGGATCCGCTGACCGAGAAGCCGCTGGTGATCAAGGACGGCCGGTTCGGGCCGTACGTCACCGACGGCGAGACCAACGCGTCGCTGCGACGCGGCCAGACTCCGGAGGCGCTGACCCTGGAGGAGGCGTCGGAGATGCTGGCCGAGAAGCGGGCCAAGGGTCCGGCACCGCGCAAGCGGGCGGCGAAGAAGGCGACCGCGAAGAAGACGGCGGCGAAGGCCACCGGCGGGGAGACGGCCGCGAAGAAGACGGCAGCCAAGAAGACCGCCGCGAAGAAGACCACCGCCGCGAAGAAGACAACGGCCGCGAAGGCGACGGCCGCGAAGAAGACCACCGCGAAGGCTCCCGCGAAGAAGGCCGCCCCGCGCAAGGCCACCACCACCACCACCACCACCGCCGCCGCCGACCCGACCGACTGA
- a CDS encoding amino acid deaminase/aldolase produces MATERDLLRRRLDRATADLDPPFAVVDLDAFDANAGALTGQAGGKPLRVASKSLRCRALLRRALAGPGWGGVMTYTLAEAIWLVRSGVTDDVLLGYPTTDRQALAQLAADPELAAKICLMVDSSAQLDLVDAVAAAGSRAEIRICLDLDASWRPLADTFGGRLHIGTRRSPVHSADDAGRLAGTIAQRPGFRLVGLMAYEAQIAGLGDAPPRQAVRGATIRLLQRRSYRELVQRRAAAVAAVREHADLEFVNGGGTGSIALTAADPAVTEITAGSGLYGPTLFDAYRSWRPRPAAFFALSVVRRPAARVVTLLGGGWVASGPADPTRLPTPWLPPGLRLTGTEGAGEVQTPVAGAAAESLRVGDRVWFRHAKAGELAEHVGELHLVESDRVVGTVPTYRGEGRAFL; encoded by the coding sequence ATGGCCACCGAACGCGACCTGCTGCGTCGACGTCTCGACCGGGCGACGGCGGATCTCGACCCTCCCTTCGCCGTGGTCGACCTCGACGCGTTCGACGCCAACGCCGGCGCGCTGACCGGTCAGGCCGGTGGCAAGCCGCTGCGGGTCGCCAGCAAGTCGCTGCGCTGCCGGGCCCTGCTCCGCCGGGCGCTGGCCGGGCCCGGCTGGGGCGGTGTGATGACGTACACCCTGGCCGAGGCGATCTGGCTGGTCCGCAGTGGCGTGACCGACGACGTGCTGCTCGGCTACCCGACCACCGACCGGCAGGCGCTGGCCCAACTCGCCGCCGACCCGGAACTGGCCGCCAAGATCTGCCTGATGGTGGACAGTTCCGCCCAACTCGACCTGGTCGACGCGGTCGCCGCCGCCGGCTCCCGGGCGGAGATCCGGATCTGCCTCGACCTGGACGCGTCCTGGCGCCCGCTGGCCGACACCTTCGGTGGCCGGCTGCACATCGGCACCCGCCGCTCACCGGTGCACTCGGCGGACGACGCCGGCAGGCTGGCCGGCACGATCGCGCAGCGGCCGGGCTTCCGGCTGGTCGGCCTGATGGCGTACGAGGCACAGATCGCCGGGCTCGGCGACGCACCGCCCCGGCAGGCCGTCCGGGGCGCCACCATCCGGCTGCTGCAACGGCGGTCGTACCGGGAACTGGTGCAGCGCCGCGCGGCGGCGGTCGCGGCGGTACGCGAGCACGCCGACCTGGAGTTCGTCAACGGCGGCGGTACCGGCAGCATCGCGCTGACCGCGGCGGACCCGGCGGTAACCGAGATCACCGCCGGGTCGGGCCTGTACGGGCCGACGCTCTTCGACGCCTACCGGAGCTGGCGGCCCCGCCCGGCGGCGTTCTTCGCGCTGTCGGTGGTCCGCCGTCCCGCCGCCAGGGTGGTGACCCTGCTCGGCGGCGGTTGGGTGGCGTCCGGGCCGGCCGACCCGACCCGGCTGCCCACCCCGTGGCTGCCGCCGGGTCTGCGGCTGACCGGCACCGAGGGCGCCGGGGAGGTGCAGACCCCGGTGGCCGGAGCCGCCGCCGAGTCGCTGCGGGTCGGCGACCGGGTCTGGTTCCGGCACGCCAAGGCCGGCGAGCTGGCCGAACATGTCGGAGAACTGCACCTGGTGGAGTCGGACCGGGTCGTGGGCACGGTTCCGACCTATCGCGGCGAGGGCCGGGCCTTCCTCTGA